The nucleotide sequence TGCTCCTGGCTGACGAACCAACGGGGGCACTCGACTCCCGCACAACCGAAGAAGTCCTCAGCATCTTTACGGAACTGAACAACAGCGGCATTACTGTCGTCATGGTCACCCACGAACCGGATGTTGCCCGCCTGACCCACCGCATCATCTGGTTTAAGGATGGTCGGGTAGTTCACTCCCACCTGGCACCCGATGACCTGACACAGATGATGGCCACCGCCTAAACTTCTTACCCCTCACCCCTCACCCCTGCCCGCGCCCAGCGAGAGCTTTTCCACAGGAAAAAGAACAAAACCGCCGCAATCAGAGCACCAATACTCCATTTCAGGGCATTTTTGCGCACCTCCAGACGTTTTGTTTCATTCGCCTGGACCTGTTCTTGAACCTGCTTTTTCACCTGTTCCTGGGCCTGACTTTTAAGCTGGTTAACCCGGGTCAGGAGGTCTGCCTTTGCTTTTTCAGGATCCCGTGTGTCAAACGTGATGCCAAGATTACTGAGTTGATCTCCTAATTTTTTGATGTCTTCAGGACCGCTTTTATTTAGCTGCGCTTCAAGCTGCTGGATTTGAGTCAGAGTGGGGGCTGCCTGTCTTAAAACCTGCTGTTGAATCTGGTTGGAGTCCAGACGTGCCAGTTGAGAATCCACCTGCAAGGCCCCAATCGCTCCCAGCGGAATCAACAGCAAAAATGCGATCGCCAGTAATAACGAAAGCCAGGACATGAATGTTAACAGCGGTTTCTCAAAGGATTTGCGATCATAAAACTCACCAAAAAAGATGAGTCCAAACCCCAAGAGGGGGACAACCACTGTCTCCACCAGTTTCCCCATAATTTGCAGCTTCCAGGCTGGTTCCGCAAAGTTAGGCGGAATAAATGTCGAAATAGCATCAATGAAGGCAAATAACAAAAAGGCGTATCCAAGCCAGCGCAGACGATAGACTGACTGATTCCCACCGACTGACTCAGCCATGAGGCTGTCTCCTTGTGTGATTGATCAATATGTACTAGTGCATTGTGGCAGAAGTTTTTCACCACAAAGGCACGAAGGGACACAAAGTTTCTGAGTGCGCTTTGTGTCTTTGTGGTTCAACCTGAAACTGGCGGGTTATTTTCAGCAACCTGCACTAGTGGTCTGTCAAGAATTATTTTGTGGGTTGAAAACCCCAAAATAATAACCCTTTTCCATTCCCAGACTCACAAATTCAAAGCTGATAAGTCACTGGGCAGGCGGGAAATTTAACTCCCACCAGCGATGCCAGGAGTACCAGGCATTCTCCAGGGTCTTCAATGCCTCTTCAGCCGCTACGCGATCGGGTTTTGTATTGGGGGGTAATGGCATAGACATCAATGTCCACAGGCAACGCTGATCCAGCAAAGGTTCTTGACCCAGTATCCAGGGTAATACACGACTGACCTGCAAATCATACTTATAACGGTTTTGCATAAATTGTGGTTCGGTGACCGTGCTTTCTCCACGGGGATTCACGCAGGCACTCAGGTATAGCCGATCTTGATGGACTAACACCCCATAGTGTCCGACGCCCGTGTGGTACCTGATTTGCAGACCCGCATTGGCAGATTTGATCGGCGTATGGACAAACAGCAAACGACTGATATTGCCATCGCTGATCATCAATCGGACTTTAACCTCTAAAGGGGTTGCCCGTTGACGATACTGGTACTGGCGACCGCGCGGCAGGTCGGCTTCCGGTTCCAATTCTGAACTGGTTTGCAGTTCCCACTCACTCAGGGAAATTTTTTCTGGTAGATTATTGGGTTGTTCTGAGATTGTTTTGACTTCATGTGTGGAGATCGCCCGACCCAGTACCCAGAGCGTACTGCCCAATACCCCTGCCAGTAAAACGAGTCGAATGGGTTTCCAGAATCCGCTAACCATAGTCTACCCTCCTGCCACAGGGGTTTGGGGTGGAGTGCGGAGAAAGGCAAGCCAGCAAAACAGCCCAAACAACCCCACCGAGATCATGGAAAAAATCACAGACCCGTTACCGCTATGCCAGTATTCAAATGCGCCCTTGTTAGAAAAGGCAACCAGAATCGCCATCAACGCCACCCGTGCCGAGTTGACCCAAAATCCGATCAAAACCGCAACCACCAGACAGAGCAACTTCTTGACATCGGAATACAGGGGAAACATCAGCAGAAACAGGACTGCAATATTCACCATCAGCAGCAGGGTGTTAATGCCAGAACAGGCTCCATACACCTCAACGCGCCCGGTCTGCAAATTCAAAAACACGCCATCCTGCTGCACCTGAAAGCCGGAATACCAGAGCATAAACATCGCTGCTTTCGCCGTTAGCAGGGGCAGATCAATCGATTGCAGAAACACTTCCAGAACCCGATGCAGTGCCAGCAGCCCAAAAATAATGAATTCTCTCCAGTACTGCAACAGCCCTGCGAACCCCGATGCCAGCAAGCCAATGCTCAGGAGAGAGACAAACGGCAATGCCCGCAGCATGGAAGTCGAGTCTGGCAGAGCCGCGCATCTTAGCAAGATTAACCCCAGCAGGGACGCGCCCAGCAGACTGGGAACAAAGCCGCTGTCAAACGTTAATGTATGGCGCTTTTCCCACAGCAGAGAACCCGCTGCAATCCAGAACAGAAGGCTGGTAGCAAAAATTTCTTCCGACTCGTCCAGGCGATTGAGCAGTGCCAGGTGCAGAGCCGCAAAGGCAGCCGCAATGCCAAGCAACCACAGGTCTGGTTCTTGCAGGCGTTTGAGGAGATCCATGGGGAAAGGTCTGAGGTGTCAGGTGTTGGGTTACAAAAGGGGCATCGGTTCAAGAGGTTGGTCTTTGATCTATCCTACCCTGGTGGTTACTGCGACCTTGCAATCAGTGCTGGACCCTGCCATCTTATCTGTAAACCCTATAGCCGGGGATAGGAAACAGGGGACGGGGTAAAAGGAACTACCCATCCTTCACCTACGGCCCTGCGGAGACTAATGTTGTCGTACGGCATGGGGGGACTTTATGCACTAAAGTATTTGGCCGCCGGATGGTATGCCACGATCGCCGTGGTTGATTGCTCCGGGTACAACTGCTCACTTTCATCCATATAGAGGTTGATTCGCCTGGCATCCAGCAGGTCCAGTTGAGTGTACTGATCCTGCATATTGGGACAGGCGGGATAGCCGAAGCTGTAGCGGGAACCCCGGTAGCGCTGGGCCAGGACATCCCGGATGTTGTCGGGGTCTTCATCACCGAAGCCCAGTTCTCGCCGAATTCGGGCATGGACCCACTCAGCTAACGCCTCTGCCAGTTGTACGGCAAGCCCGTGGAAGTAGAGGTAGTCTGTGTACTGATTTGCCTCAAACAGCTTCTTAGCATACTCCGTGGCAACCTCGCCCATCGTCACTGCCTGCATTGGGAATACATCAATTTGTGCCGATTCCCTGGGGGCATAGAAATCAGCAATGCAGTAGCGACGCAGGGACTTTTGCCGGGGAAACTTGAAGGTGGCTACAGGGTCCGGCAACGGTGAACTGCCATTGGTTCCAACGGCAGGGTCATACACATGCAGGCTGTTTCCGTCTGCCTGACAGGGGAAATAGCCATAGATTGCCTGGGGATGGAGCAGTTTTTCTGCCACAATCCGCTGTTTCCACTCCTCCAGGATGGGATGGACCTTCTCCTGTAAGAACGCTTCGTATTCTTCCCGTGACTGCTCCCGTGGCTTCCGGAACTGCCACTGTCCGGCAATCAATGCCTGCAAGTCCAGGTACCAGAACACCTCTTCCCAGGGAATCTCTTCTGGCTGGAGTATGCGGGTACCCCAGAAGGGTGGGGTGGGACGTGGGATGTCAGTCGCGATCGCCTCTGATCGAAGGGTGTCTTCGGGGTCAGGGGTCAGGGATTGGGGATCAGGGGTCAGGGAAGACTCCTGGCTGCCAGCCTCTGTCCCCTGTCTCCTATCTTCTCGTGTCAGACTTCCTGCTTCCTCCAAAAAACCGCTCAAATCGTCCCATTTCCCTGCGGCCTTGGCGGGCATCAGCTTATCCATAAAGTGCAGGTCAGAGAAGGCATCCTTGCCATAGATGACCCGTCCTTTGTAGGTATTCTGGCAGTCCTCATAGACAAACTTAGGGGTGAGTGCTGCCCCTCCCAGGATGACCGGGACGGTGATACCGCGATCGTTGAACACCTCCAGGTTTTCCTTCATGAAGGCAGTGGATTTCACCAGCAGACCACTCATGGCGATACAGTCTGCTTTGTGCTGTTCATAGGCTTCAATGATGTTTTCGACAGGTTGTTTGATGCCCAGGTTAATTACGCGGTAGCCATTATTGGACAGAATAATATCGACTAGATTCTTACCAATGTCGTGGACATCTCCTTTGACGGTGGCAATGATAAAGGTACCTTTTCCACTCCCGTCTGCTTCGGATTTCTCCATAAATGGCTCCAGGTAGGCGACGGCTGCCTTCATCGTTTCGGCGGATTGCAACACAAAGGGCAACTGCATTTGTCCGGAGCCAAACAAATCGCCCACCACCTTCATCCCATCCAGTAGAAAGGTGTTGATGATATCCAGGGGTTTATAGGTTGCCAGAGCCTGCGTCAGAGCGTCTTCCAGCCCAATCCGTTCGCCATCAATAATGTGGCGTTTGAGCCGTTCTTCAATCGGCAAATCGGCGAGCGAGTCTTTGGAGCGGGCATCCTTAGTGGAAACACCCTCAAACAATGTGGTCAGTTCCGTCAGGGGATCGAAAACACAAACCTCTCCCTCAAACTGACGCTGGTCATAGATCAGTTGGCGGCAGATCTCCTGGTGTTGTGGCTCAATTTTTGCCAGGGGCAGAATTTTAGCAGCACTGACGATCGCTCCATCCATACCTGCCTGTACTGCCTCATGCAGGAACATGGAGTTCAGTACAATCCGCGCTGCTGGACTGAGACCAAAGGAAATGTTGGAAACGCCCAGAATGATATGGCATCCCGGCAGGTTTTGCCGGATCATGCGGATTGCCTCGATGGTGGCGCGTCCGTTTGCCCGGTCTTCTTCAATCCCGGTAGAAATGGGCAGCGCCAGCGGGTCAAAAAAGATTTCATAGGCAGGAATGCCAAACTCCAGTGCCTGCCGGTAAGCCCGCCGGGCAATCTGAAACTTTTTCTCTGCCGTGCGGGCCATGCCATCTTCATCAATCGTGCCGACGACCACCCCGGCACCGTACTCCCTGGCAATTTCCAGCACTTTCAGGAAGCGGGGTTCACCGTCTTCGTAA is from Leptothermofonsia sichuanensis E412 and encodes:
- the hpsJ-A gene encoding HpsJ-like protein, cyanoexosortase A-associated; amino-acid sequence: MAESVGGNQSVYRLRWLGYAFLLFAFIDAISTFIPPNFAEPAWKLQIMGKLVETVVVPLLGFGLIFFGEFYDRKSFEKPLLTFMSWLSLLLAIAFLLLIPLGAIGALQVDSQLARLDSNQIQQQVLRQAAPTLTQIQQLEAQLNKSGPEDIKKLGDQLSNLGITFDTRDPEKAKADLLTRVNQLKSQAQEQVKKQVQEQVQANETKRLEVRKNALKWSIGALIAAVLFFFLWKSSRWARAGVRGEG
- a CDS encoding cyanoexosortase A system-associated protein, whose protein sequence is MVSGFWKPIRLVLLAGVLGSTLWVLGRAISTHEVKTISEQPNNLPEKISLSEWELQTSSELEPEADLPRGRQYQYRQRATPLEVKVRLMISDGNISRLLFVHTPIKSANAGLQIRYHTGVGHYGVLVHQDRLYLSACVNPRGESTVTEPQFMQNRYKYDLQVSRVLPWILGQEPLLDQRCLWTLMSMPLPPNTKPDRVAAEEALKTLENAWYSWHRWWELNFPPAQ
- the crtA gene encoding cyanoexosortase A, with product MDLLKRLQEPDLWLLGIAAAFAALHLALLNRLDESEEIFATSLLFWIAAGSLLWEKRHTLTFDSGFVPSLLGASLLGLILLRCAALPDSTSMLRALPFVSLLSIGLLASGFAGLLQYWREFIIFGLLALHRVLEVFLQSIDLPLLTAKAAMFMLWYSGFQVQQDGVFLNLQTGRVEVYGACSGINTLLLMVNIAVLFLLMFPLYSDVKKLLCLVVAVLIGFWVNSARVALMAILVAFSNKGAFEYWHSGNGSVIFSMISVGLFGLFCWLAFLRTPPQTPVAGG
- the metH gene encoding methionine synthase, with product MTSPFLERLHHRDRPVIVFDGAMGTNLQTQNLTAADFGGPEYEGCNEYLVFTRPEAVTKVHRDFLAAGADVIETDTFGATSIVLAEYDLAEQAYALNKAAAELAKKVAAEFSTPEKPRFVAGSMGPTTKLPTLGHIDYDTMKASFAEQAEGLWEGGVDLFIVETCQDVLQIKAALNGIESVFAKKGDRRPLMVSVTMEIQGTMLVGSDVAAMLTILEPYPIDILGLNCATGPDRMAEHIKYLSQHSPFVISCIPNAGIPENVGGHAHYKLTPMELRLALTRFVEDLGVQVIGGCCGTRPEHIQQLAEIGSSLKPKERPTRNHSELSSPSPLSPLPSPRPAFNYIPAAASIYSAQPYEQDNSFLIIGERLNASGSKKVRELLNAEDWDGLVSVARAQVREGAHILDVNVDYVGRDGVRDMRELVSRLVTNVNLPLMLDSTEWEKMEAGLKVAGGKCILNSTNYEDGEPRFLKVLEIAREYGAGVVVGTIDEDGMARTAEKKFQIARRAYRQALEFGIPAYEIFFDPLALPISTGIEEDRANGRATIEAIRMIRQNLPGCHIILGVSNISFGLSPAARIVLNSMFLHEAVQAGMDGAIVSAAKILPLAKIEPQHQEICRQLIYDQRQFEGEVCVFDPLTELTTLFEGVSTKDARSKDSLADLPIEERLKRHIIDGERIGLEDALTQALATYKPLDIINTFLLDGMKVVGDLFGSGQMQLPFVLQSAETMKAAVAYLEPFMEKSEADGSGKGTFIIATVKGDVHDIGKNLVDIILSNNGYRVINLGIKQPVENIIEAYEQHKADCIAMSGLLVKSTAFMKENLEVFNDRGITVPVILGGAALTPKFVYEDCQNTYKGRVIYGKDAFSDLHFMDKLMPAKAAGKWDDLSGFLEEAGSLTREDRRQGTEAGSQESSLTPDPQSLTPDPEDTLRSEAIATDIPRPTPPFWGTRILQPEEIPWEEVFWYLDLQALIAGQWQFRKPREQSREEYEAFLQEKVHPILEEWKQRIVAEKLLHPQAIYGYFPCQADGNSLHVYDPAVGTNGSSPLPDPVATFKFPRQKSLRRYCIADFYAPRESAQIDVFPMQAVTMGEVATEYAKKLFEANQYTDYLYFHGLAVQLAEALAEWVHARIRRELGFGDEDPDNIRDVLAQRYRGSRYSFGYPACPNMQDQYTQLDLLDARRINLYMDESEQLYPEQSTTAIVAYHPAAKYFSA